A single region of the Garra rufa chromosome 20, GarRuf1.0, whole genome shotgun sequence genome encodes:
- the LOC141293675 gene encoding transcription factor HES-5-like, with the protein MTPTIISKELLPLNNKLRKPFVEKMRRDRINSSIEQLKCLLAPEFLKQQPDSKLEKADILEMTLNVLQRHDSSSHAVNQGFSRCVGEIVHFLSKNEMKTQSQGRLLKHFQKLQTSCEQNRRESVLPDQKTFSKETNVNKSAIWRPW; encoded by the exons ATGACACCTACAATCATCTCAAAGGAGCTTCTCCCTCTCAACAACAAG TTGAGAAAACCATTTGTGGAGAAGATGCGCAGAGATCGTATCAATAGCAGCATTGAGCAGCTCAAGTGTCTGCTGGCTCCAGAGTTCCTCAAGCAACAGCCTGATTCCAAGCTGGAGAAAGCAGATATCCTGGAGATGACACTGAATGTCCTGCAACGCCACGATTCAAGTTCACATGCTGTCAATCAAGGCTTCTCCAGGTGTGTCGGTGAGATTGTGCACTTCCTGTCCAAGAATGAGATGAAGACACAGAGCCAGGGAAGATTGCTAAAGCACTTCCAGAAGCTGCAGACATCATGTGAGCAGAACAGGAGGGAAAGTGTCCTGCCAGACCAGAAGACCTTCAGCAAAGAGACGAATGTCAACAAGAGCGCCATCTGGAGGCCTTGGTAG